One window of Chryseobacterium indologenes genomic DNA carries:
- a CDS encoding efflux RND transporter permease subunit gives MLKQFIERPVLSTVISIILLLLGALSLFNLPIALFPDIAPPSVQVTAFYPGANAEVVARSVATPIEEAVNGVENMTYMTSNSSNDGTMTLSVFFKQGADADNAAVNVQNRVSKAMSQLPQEVVQAGISTQKVQNSMIMFMGLTSENEKQYDELFLQNYLKINVIPQIQRIPGVAQAQVFGTRDYSMRIWLKPDRLAANNLSPQEVLGAIKDHNLEAAPGRLGQGSKETYEYILKYKGKLNKNEDYENIAIKANSDGSFLRLKDVARVEFGSYTYTATNRVDGKPVAGFAILQTAGSNANEILTEIESQVKVMETTLPKGVKPIIMYNSKDFLDASIHQVVETLVIAFILVFIVVYIFLQDFRSTLIPAIAVPVAIIGTFFFLQLFGFSINMLTLFALVLAIGIVVDDAIVVVEAVHSKMEQTGMPVEHATMNSMSEISGAIISITLVMCAVFIPVGFMQGPAGVFYRQFAFTLAIAILISAVNALTLSPALCAMFLNDPQGEHGEHGHKTGFGARFFNAFNASFNSMTRKYIYSLKFLIKNKWVAIGGLVLITAASVFLIKKAPSGFIPTEDQGFVLYAVNTPPGSSLERTHRATAQIDKIINSEKATNHLWVADGMNFISNANASPYSAGFIKLKDYDKRGEMKDPDLIAGTLTGKVSQVKDANAFFFNFPTVQGFGNVSGFEFMLQDKTNGSFEQLGTTTQQFIGELMKRPEIAFAFTTYAAGNPQYTIDVDTDKANQLGVSVTELMQTMQIYFGSSFVSDFNRFGKYYRVMAQADIPYRTDVNSLEGIYVKNKSGEMVPAKTLVTLKRSFGPETVTRNNLFNAVTINGTPKPGYSTGDAIKAVEEVAQQSLPRGYGYEWTGITREEIKTSGQTAFIFFLSILFVYFLLAAQYESYILPFAIILTIPTGIFGVFAFTGLAGIDNNIYVQVGLIMLVGLLAKNAILIVEFAVQRRKAGKTLIESALQASRLRLRPILMTSFAFIVGMLPLVWTQGASSKGNHSIGYSTVGGMLTGVIFGIFIIPVMYVIFQYLHEKMPSRKQKRLKKKQMEEELLASAH, from the coding sequence ATGTTAAAACAATTTATAGAAAGACCGGTCCTTTCAACGGTCATCTCCATAATACTCTTATTATTGGGAGCCCTGTCTCTCTTTAATTTACCGATTGCCCTCTTTCCGGACATCGCTCCACCGAGTGTACAGGTAACTGCATTCTATCCTGGAGCCAACGCGGAGGTTGTAGCACGTTCGGTTGCCACCCCGATTGAGGAAGCCGTGAACGGAGTTGAGAACATGACCTATATGACCTCAAACTCCAGTAACGACGGTACAATGACACTGAGTGTGTTCTTCAAACAAGGTGCTGACGCTGATAATGCAGCTGTAAACGTACAAAACCGTGTATCGAAAGCGATGAGCCAATTACCTCAGGAGGTAGTACAGGCCGGTATTTCAACACAGAAAGTACAGAACAGTATGATCATGTTCATGGGTTTAACCAGTGAAAATGAAAAACAATATGACGAATTATTCCTTCAAAATTACCTGAAGATTAATGTTATTCCGCAGATTCAGCGTATTCCGGGAGTAGCACAGGCTCAGGTATTCGGAACGAGGGATTACTCCATGAGAATCTGGCTGAAACCAGACAGACTTGCGGCTAACAACCTTTCTCCTCAAGAAGTGCTGGGAGCCATTAAAGACCACAACCTTGAAGCAGCTCCAGGCCGTTTGGGACAAGGAAGTAAGGAAACTTATGAGTATATCCTTAAATATAAAGGAAAACTGAATAAGAATGAAGACTACGAAAACATTGCTATTAAAGCCAATAGTGACGGTTCTTTCTTACGATTGAAAGATGTAGCAAGAGTAGAATTCGGTTCTTATACTTATACTGCAACCAACAGAGTTGACGGGAAACCGGTTGCCGGATTCGCTATCTTACAGACTGCGGGTTCCAATGCAAATGAAATCCTGACTGAAATTGAAAGTCAAGTAAAAGTAATGGAAACTACTCTTCCAAAAGGAGTAAAGCCGATTATCATGTATAACTCTAAAGACTTCCTGGATGCATCAATCCATCAGGTTGTGGAAACTTTAGTTATTGCCTTCATTCTGGTATTTATTGTAGTGTATATTTTCCTTCAGGATTTCAGATCTACATTAATTCCTGCTATTGCAGTACCGGTTGCGATCATCGGAACATTCTTCTTCCTTCAGCTATTTGGCTTTAGTATCAACATGCTTACGTTGTTTGCATTGGTTCTGGCCATCGGTATTGTAGTGGATGATGCCATTGTAGTGGTAGAAGCTGTCCATTCCAAAATGGAACAGACAGGAATGCCTGTGGAACATGCTACAATGAACTCGATGAGTGAAATCTCAGGAGCCATCATTTCCATTACATTGGTAATGTGTGCCGTGTTTATTCCGGTTGGTTTCATGCAGGGACCTGCAGGGGTTTTCTACAGACAGTTTGCCTTTACATTAGCTATTGCGATTTTAATCTCAGCAGTGAATGCTTTGACATTAAGTCCGGCATTATGTGCAATGTTCTTAAATGATCCTCAGGGAGAACATGGGGAACACGGTCATAAAACAGGTTTTGGAGCAAGATTTTTCAATGCATTTAATGCAAGCTTCAACAGCATGACCAGAAAATATATCTACAGCCTTAAGTTTTTAATTAAAAATAAATGGGTGGCTATAGGAGGTCTTGTTCTTATTACAGCAGCAAGTGTCTTTCTGATCAAAAAAGCACCGTCAGGATTTATTCCTACTGAAGACCAGGGATTCGTATTGTATGCAGTGAATACTCCTCCTGGAAGTTCATTGGAAAGAACACACAGAGCGACTGCACAAATTGATAAAATCATCAACAGTGAGAAAGCCACCAATCACCTTTGGGTAGCAGACGGAATGAACTTTATCAGTAATGCCAATGCTTCTCCATATTCTGCAGGTTTCATTAAGCTTAAAGATTATGACAAACGTGGTGAAATGAAAGATCCTGATCTAATTGCAGGAACTTTAACAGGAAAGGTAAGCCAGGTGAAAGACGCGAATGCTTTCTTCTTCAACTTCCCTACTGTACAAGGTTTCGGTAACGTTTCCGGATTTGAATTCATGCTTCAGGATAAAACGAACGGTTCTTTTGAACAATTGGGAACAACCACTCAGCAGTTCATTGGTGAATTGATGAAACGTCCGGAAATTGCTTTCGCATTCACTACTTATGCAGCAGGAAATCCACAGTACACTATTGATGTAGATACTGACAAAGCCAACCAGCTGGGAGTTTCCGTTACGGAATTGATGCAGACGATGCAGATTTATTTCGGAAGTAGCTTTGTATCGGATTTCAACAGATTCGGAAAGTATTACAGAGTAATGGCACAGGCAGATATTCCTTACCGTACTGACGTTAACTCTCTGGAAGGAATTTATGTTAAAAATAAATCAGGAGAAATGGTTCCTGCGAAAACATTAGTAACGTTAAAAAGATCTTTCGGACCTGAAACGGTAACAAGAAATAACCTTTTCAACGCAGTAACAATCAATGGAACACCAAAACCAGGATACAGTACCGGAGATGCCATCAAAGCGGTAGAAGAAGTGGCTCAGCAATCACTTCCAAGAGGATATGGATATGAATGGACAGGGATTACCCGTGAGGAAATCAAAACAAGCGGACAGACTGCATTCATTTTCTTCTTAAGTATTCTGTTTGTGTATTTCCTACTGGCAGCTCAGTATGAAAGTTATATCCTTCCTTTTGCTATTATTCTTACGATTCCAACAGGGATTTTCGGAGTATTTGCCTTCACAGGGTTAGCCGGAATCGATAATAACATTTACGTTCAGGTAGGATTGATTATGCTTGTCGGGCTATTGGCGAAAAATGCCATCCTTATTGTAGAGTTTGCCGTACAGAGAAGAAAAGCAGGGAAAACTTTGATTGAGTCTGCACTTCAGGCATCAAGATTACGTTTAAGACCGATCTTAATGACCTCTTTTGCCTTCATCGTGGGGATGCTTCCACTGGTATGGACGCAGGGTGCCTCTTCAAAAGGTAACCACTCTATTGGATACAGTACCGTAGGAGGAATGCTTACAGGAGTAATATTCGGGATATTTATTATTCCGGTAATGTATGTAATCTTCCAGTACCTGCATGAAAAAATGCCAAGCAGAAAACAGAAAAGACTGAAGAAAAAACAAATGGAGGAAGAACTTTTAGCTTCAGCTCATTAA